The genomic stretch AATAAACTAACAGATGAAGGGTATATAAGGTTACTTCTAAAAGTTTATTTTGGTGAATAGTTTTATTTTGTGACTATATCACTGAAAAATAAAAATATATATTTTATAATCTATACATAAATGATAATATATATTAAATTAAAATTTTAGGAGGAATATAAAATGGCAATTGTAAAAGGAACAAAAGAAAATTTTGAGGCAGAAGTATTAAATGCAAATGGAATTGTAGTAGTTGATTTTGGAGCAAATTGGTGTGGACCTTGTAAAAGTTTAGTGCCTATATTAGATGAAGTTGTTGCTGAAGATCCAAATAAAAAAATAGTAAAAGTAGATATAGATGAACAAGAAGAATTGGCAACAAAATATAAGATTATGAGTGTACCTACTTTATTAGTTTTTAGAAATGGAGAAATTATTGACAAATCAATAGGATTAATTCAAAAACATGAAGTAAAAGCATTATTTGCTAAGTAAAAATATATTTGATTATATAAGAAAATCTGGTGGATAGAGCCAGATTTTTTTTGTAAATAAAATTAAAACTAAGAGAAAATTAAAAAAATTTAAAATTTTTTAAAAA from Fusobacterium simiae encodes the following:
- the trxA gene encoding thioredoxin codes for the protein MAIVKGTKENFEAEVLNANGIVVVDFGANWCGPCKSLVPILDEVVAEDPNKKIVKVDIDEQEELATKYKIMSVPTLLVFRNGEIIDKSIGLIQKHEVKALFAK